A region of Pseudomonas sp. Marseille-Q3773 DNA encodes the following proteins:
- a CDS encoding heavy metal sensor histidine kinase, translating to MNNASLSLRLGLGVTLMGAALVLLLACLAVFALDHELDSRARKDLTRKMLQVEHNLRVDLRNEDLGTRAHPLLDLVMGHDNLSLSVLAIEGRHPHLLSLGPALESRMGELRTGTRLAFHTWRDSNGNQLLTATRLMRLRDDTPVKVMMTLNRADDNALLQAYLRSTLFVLPVLLLLIGAGAWWLMQRGLKPLRHFRRIAGQVSAQDLQHRLPASGLPLELAELARSINVMLDRLDQGVSQLSQFSDDLAHELRTPLGNLMGKAQVTLARERDNANYREVLEDSIEELTRLNRIINDMLFLAQVSQPQAQVPLKPMALADETARVVELFTFSAELKDVELRVRGWGTAMTDRLMFQRALSNLLSNAIRHCPDGTPVELHIERLGSEVWLSVKNQGPGIAAEHLPRLFERFYRVGAGRSRLEGGTGLGLAIVKSIMQLHGGRVQVSSSPLGPTRFTLVFPAE from the coding sequence TTGAACAACGCCAGCCTGTCATTGCGCCTGGGCCTGGGCGTGACACTGATGGGCGCCGCGCTGGTGTTGCTGCTGGCCTGCCTGGCCGTGTTCGCCCTGGATCACGAGCTGGACAGCCGCGCACGCAAAGACCTGACACGCAAGATGCTGCAGGTCGAGCACAATTTGCGCGTCGACCTGCGCAACGAAGACCTGGGCACGCGCGCCCATCCGCTGCTCGACCTGGTGATGGGGCATGACAACCTCAGCCTCAGCGTGCTGGCCATCGAGGGGCGCCACCCACACCTGCTGAGCCTCGGTCCGGCTCTGGAATCGCGCATGGGCGAGCTGCGTACCGGCACCCGCCTGGCCTTCCACACCTGGCGCGACAGCAACGGCAACCAGCTGCTCACTGCGACCCGCCTGATGCGCCTGCGTGACGACACCCCGGTCAAGGTGATGATGACGCTCAACCGTGCCGACGATAACGCCCTGCTGCAAGCCTACCTGCGCTCCACCTTGTTCGTGCTACCGGTGCTGCTGTTGCTGATCGGCGCCGGTGCCTGGTGGCTCATGCAGCGTGGCCTGAAGCCGTTACGGCACTTTCGACGGATTGCCGGGCAAGTGTCGGCCCAGGACCTGCAACACCGCTTGCCTGCCAGCGGTCTGCCGCTGGAACTGGCAGAGCTGGCCCGCAGCATCAACGTGATGCTCGACCGGCTCGATCAGGGCGTGAGCCAGCTGTCGCAGTTTTCCGATGACCTGGCCCATGAGTTGCGCACCCCGCTGGGCAACCTGATGGGCAAGGCGCAGGTGACCCTGGCTCGTGAACGGGACAACGCCAATTACCGCGAAGTGCTGGAAGACAGCATCGAAGAACTGACCCGGCTCAACCGCATCATCAACGACATGCTGTTTCTCGCCCAGGTCAGCCAACCCCAGGCCCAGGTCCCCCTCAAACCCATGGCATTGGCCGACGAAACGGCGCGGGTGGTCGAATTGTTCACCTTCAGCGCCGAGCTGAAAGACGTTGAACTGCGCGTCCGGGGCTGGGGCACGGCGATGACGGATCGGCTGATGTTTCAAAGGGCATTGTCGAACCTGCTGAGCAATGCCATTCGCCACTGCCCCGATGGCACCCCCGTGGAACTGCACATCGAACGGCTGGGTAGCGAAGTTTGGCTGTCGGTGAAGAACCAGGGGCCTGGCATTGCCGCAGAACACCTGCCGCGCCTGTTCGAGCGGTTCTACCGGGTGGGCGCGGGGCGCTCGCGGCTGGAGGGTGGAACCGGGTTGGGGCTGGCGATCGTGAAGTCGATCATGCAGCTGCATGGAGGGCGAGTCCAGGTCAGCAGCAGCCCCTTGGGGCCTACCCGGTTTACCCTGGTGTTTCCTGCCGAGTGA
- the pdxJ gene encoding pyridoxine 5'-phosphate synthase — protein sequence MTHSNRMLLGVNIDHVATLRQARGTRYPDPVKAALDAEEAGADGITVHLREDRRHIQERDVLLLKDVLQTRMNFEMGVTEEMMAFAEKIRPAHICLVPETRQELTTEGGLDVAGQEARIKAAVERLARTGAEVSLFIDADERQIEASRRVGAPAIELHTGRYADAQTPTEVAEELKRIVDGVAFGVGQGLIVNAGHGLHYHNVEAVAAIKGINELNIGHALVAHALFVGFKAAVAEMKALIVAASR from the coding sequence GTGACTCACAGCAACCGCATGCTTCTTGGCGTTAACATCGACCACGTGGCGACCCTGCGCCAGGCCCGGGGCACGCGTTACCCTGACCCGGTCAAGGCTGCCCTGGATGCCGAGGAAGCGGGCGCCGATGGCATCACCGTGCACCTGCGGGAAGATCGTCGGCATATCCAGGAGCGTGACGTGCTGCTGCTCAAGGATGTGCTGCAGACCCGCATGAATTTCGAGATGGGCGTCACCGAAGAGATGATGGCCTTTGCCGAGAAGATTCGCCCGGCACATATCTGCCTGGTACCTGAAACCCGCCAGGAACTGACCACCGAAGGTGGCCTGGACGTGGCGGGCCAGGAGGCGCGGATCAAGGCTGCGGTGGAGCGCCTGGCACGTACTGGTGCGGAAGTGTCGCTGTTCATCGATGCCGACGAGCGGCAGATCGAGGCCTCGCGCCGGGTGGGCGCGCCGGCCATCGAGCTGCACACCGGGCGTTACGCCGACGCCCAGACCCCGACCGAAGTGGCCGAAGAGCTCAAGCGTATTGTCGATGGCGTGGCGTTTGGCGTGGGCCAGGGGCTGATCGTCAATGCCGGCCACGGGCTGCATTACCACAATGTCGAGGCAGTTGCGGCGATCAAGGGTATCAATGAACTCAACATCGGCCATGCGCTGGTGGCGCACGCCCTGTTCGTTGGGTTCAAGGCTGCGGTCGCCGAGATGAAGGCGTTGATCGTGGCGGCTTCGCGCTAA
- a CDS encoding heavy metal response regulator transcription factor: MRLLIIEDELRTADYLQQGLRENGYIVDCAHTGTDGLHLARQQPYDLVILDVNLPELDGWTVLQRLRAESATRIMMLTAHGRLADRVKGLDLGADDYLLKPFEFPELLARIRSLLRRNDQQLQPSTLRVADLELDPGRHRAYRAGQRIDLTAKEFALLHLLMRQTGEVLSRTQIISLVWDMNFDCDTNVVEVSIRRLRAKIDDPFDNKLIHTLRGVGYVLEARF, from the coding sequence ATGCGCCTACTGATCATCGAGGACGAACTGCGTACCGCCGACTATCTGCAACAAGGCCTGCGCGAGAACGGCTACATTGTCGACTGCGCCCACACCGGCACCGACGGCCTGCACCTGGCCCGCCAGCAGCCCTACGACCTGGTCATTCTCGACGTCAACCTGCCCGAACTCGATGGCTGGACCGTATTGCAGCGGCTGCGTGCCGAATCGGCCACACGCATCATGATGCTCACGGCTCACGGTCGCCTGGCTGACCGGGTCAAGGGCCTGGACCTCGGTGCTGACGATTACCTGCTCAAACCCTTCGAGTTCCCAGAACTGCTGGCGCGCATTCGCAGCCTGCTACGACGCAACGACCAGCAGCTGCAGCCCAGCACCCTGCGCGTCGCCGACCTGGAACTGGACCCCGGTCGCCACCGCGCCTACCGCGCCGGGCAGCGTATCGACCTGACTGCCAAGGAATTCGCCCTGCTGCACCTGCTGATGCGCCAGACCGGCGAGGTGCTTTCGCGCACCCAGATCATCTCGCTGGTGTGGGACATGAATTTCGATTGCGACACCAACGTGGTCGAGGTTTCCATCCGCCGCCTGCGAGCGAAGATCGACGACCCGTTCGACAACAAGCTGATCCACACCCTGCGCGGTGTCGGCTACGTGCTCGAGGCACGCTTTTGA
- the era gene encoding GTPase Era, whose amino-acid sequence MTDSNPTRCGYVAIVGRPNVGKSTLLNHILGQKLAITSRKPQTTRHNMLGIKTEGDVQAIYVDTPGMHKANDKALNRYMNRNASAALKDVDVVIFVVDRTRWTDEDQLVLERVQYVTGPVILAVNKTDRMDEKAELIPHLQWLQTQLPNAEIVPISAQQGHNLESLEALIAKHLPENEHFFPEDQITDRSSRFLAAELVREKIMRQLGAELPYQITVEIEEFKQQGHVLHIHALILVERDGQKKIIIGDKGERIKRIGSDARKDMEVLFDAKVMLNLWVKVKGGWSDDERALRSLGYGDL is encoded by the coding sequence ATGACTGATAGCAACCCGACCCGCTGCGGCTATGTAGCCATTGTCGGCCGCCCAAACGTCGGCAAGTCGACCCTGCTCAACCACATTCTCGGCCAGAAGCTGGCGATCACGTCGCGCAAACCGCAGACCACCCGCCACAACATGCTCGGTATCAAGACCGAGGGTGATGTGCAGGCGATCTATGTCGATACACCCGGCATGCACAAGGCCAACGACAAGGCCCTGAACCGCTACATGAACCGCAACGCCTCGGCGGCCCTGAAGGACGTCGACGTGGTGATCTTCGTGGTTGACCGCACCCGCTGGACCGACGAAGACCAGTTGGTGCTGGAGCGCGTGCAGTACGTGACCGGCCCGGTCATCCTGGCGGTCAACAAGACCGACCGCATGGACGAGAAGGCCGAGCTGATTCCGCACCTGCAGTGGCTGCAGACACAACTGCCGAATGCCGAGATCGTGCCGATTTCCGCACAGCAAGGGCACAACCTGGAATCGCTGGAAGCGCTGATTGCCAAGCACCTGCCGGAAAACGAGCACTTCTTCCCGGAAGACCAGATCACCGACCGCAGCAGCCGTTTCCTGGCTGCCGAGCTGGTACGCGAGAAGATCATGCGCCAGCTGGGCGCGGAGCTGCCGTACCAGATCACCGTGGAGATCGAGGAGTTCAAGCAGCAGGGCCATGTGCTGCACATCCATGCGCTGATTCTGGTCGAGCGTGACGGCCAGAAGAAGATCATCATTGGCGACAAGGGCGAGCGCATCAAGCGCATTGGCTCTGACGCGCGCAAGGACATGGAAGTGCTGTTCGACGCCAAGGTGATGCTCAACCTGTGGGTCAAGGTCAAGGGCGGCTGGTCCGACGACGAGCGCGCGCTGCGCTCGCTGGGCTACGGCGACCTGTAA
- the recO gene encoding DNA repair protein RecO has translation MEQPVGQPAYVLHSRAYKETSALVDFFTPQGRMRAVLRRARGKGGSLVRPFVPLELELRGRGELKNVGRMDSAGIAAWLHGDALFSGLYLNELLMRLLPAEAPYPALFEHYSLTLQALAAGRPLEPLLRAFEWRLLDELGYAFSLQHDVNDQPIAGDGLYRLRVDAGLERVELAQPGLFHGTELLALAEADWDAPGALLAAKRLMRQALAVHLGTKPLVSRELFRKR, from the coding sequence ATGGAACAACCTGTCGGCCAGCCAGCCTACGTACTGCACAGCCGTGCCTACAAGGAAACCAGTGCGCTGGTGGACTTCTTCACCCCACAGGGCCGCATGCGTGCCGTGTTGCGCCGGGCGCGCGGCAAGGGCGGCAGCCTGGTGCGCCCGTTCGTGCCGCTGGAGCTGGAATTGCGCGGGCGCGGTGAGCTGAAGAATGTCGGGCGAATGGACAGCGCCGGCATCGCCGCCTGGTTGCACGGCGACGCCTTGTTCAGCGGGTTGTACCTCAACGAGTTGCTCATGCGCTTGCTACCCGCCGAAGCGCCTTACCCGGCGTTGTTCGAGCACTACAGCCTGACCCTGCAAGCTTTGGCCGCCGGCCGTCCGCTGGAGCCACTGTTACGCGCATTCGAATGGCGGCTGCTGGACGAGCTCGGTTATGCGTTCTCGTTGCAGCATGATGTCAATGACCAGCCGATCGCAGGCGATGGCCTGTACCGCTTGCGCGTGGATGCAGGCCTGGAGCGAGTTGAACTGGCGCAACCGGGGTTGTTTCACGGAACCGAGTTACTGGCCCTGGCCGAAGCCGACTGGGACGCCCCCGGTGCATTACTCGCCGCCAAGCGCCTGATGCGCCAGGCGCTGGCGGTGCACCTGGGAACAAAACCGCTGGTCAGCCGGGAACTGTTTCGCAAGCGCTGA